The sequence CGCGATGCTCGTGAGCGAGACCTTTGTCTCCCTGACCCGCGGCAAGATCCGCCCCCGGCTGGTGCTCGCGCAAATCGCGGAAACCGGCTACCGCTCGCAGCCGGTGGTGATCGTGACCGGCGCCTTCACCGGCGCGGTGCTGGCGGCCCAGGCGATGTTCCAGTTCAAGCCTCTGGGCATGGAAACCGGCGGCGGCGCGCTGGTGAGCGTGGCCATGCTGCGCGAGCTGGGCCCCTCCGTGACCGCGCTGATGCTGGCCGGACGCGTCGGCGCGGCGATGGCCGCCGAGATCGGCACCATGAAGGTCACCGAGCAGATCGACGCGCTACGATCGATGAACGTCCATCCGATCGATTATCTGGTCACTCCCCGCCTGCTGGCGATGGTGCTGGCGATGCCGCTGCTGATCGCGGAATCCGCGGGCTTCGGGATCATCGCCTCGGTCATCGTGGGCATTGGCCCGTTCGGCGTGAACCCGGCCTACTGGCTCACCCAGATGGGTCGCTACACCGACATCACCGACATCATCATCGCTCTGACCAAGGGTTTCGTGTTCGGCATGCTGATCGTGATCATCTCCTGCGACCAGGGACTGAAGGCGAACCAAGGCGCGGTGGGCGTCGGCCGCGGCACCACCCGGGCGATGGTGTATTCCGCGCTGGCGATCCTGATCGTGAACTTCTTCCTGACGCTGCTGATGAACATCATCTTCCCGGCAGGCGCGGCAACGAAGTAGCCGCAGCCGGCATGCGATAGCCCAGGGCATCGCCCTGGGGCCCGACGACGATGGGAACCGAGCCCTGAAGGGGCGGGATGCCGGTGATGACGCCGCTTCTCCTTTCATTCCGCCCCTTCGGGGCTCTTCTCGATTCGTGCCCAGTCCCAGGGCGATGCCCTGGGCTATTCCATGACGCCCCTTCAGGGCTACACTTAGGCTACTAAAAAGCCCGATCCGCGAACGGACCGGGCCTTTGGTAAAGTTCGTCACGCGATCACTGGGATCACATTTCGAGCAGCAGGCGCGTCGGGGTCTCCAGGCACTCCTTGATGCGGATCAGGAAGGTCACCGCCTCCTTGCCGTCCACGATGCGGTGGTCGTAGCTGAGGGCGAGATACATCATCGGGCGGATGACGACCTGGCCATTCACCGCCACGGGGCGCTGCTGGATGGTGTGCATGCCGAGGATGCCGCTCTGCGGCGGGTTGAGGATCGGGGTCGAGAGCAGCGAACCGTAGGTGCCGCCGTTCGAGATCGTGAAGACACCGCCCTGGAGGTCCTCGATGGCGATCTTCCCTTCCTTGCCCTTCTTGGCGTAGTCGAGGATGTCCTGCTCGATCTGGGCGAAGCTCTTCTTGTCCGTGTCGCGGAGGACCGGGACGATCAGGCCCTTCTCGGTGCCGATGGCCACGCCGATGTCGTAGAAGTGGTTCTCGATGATGTCCGTGCCCTCGATGCGCGCATTGATCTGCGGCACATCCTTGAGCGCCTGGGCCACGGCCTTCACGAAGAAGGACATGAAACCGAGCTTCACGCCGTGCTTCTTCATGAACTCGTCCTGCACCTGCTTGCGGAGGTCCATGACGGCGGACATGTCCACCTCGTTGAAGGTGGTGAGGATGGCGGCGGTCTGCTGCGCGTTGACGAGGTGCGTCGCGATCTTGCGGCGCAGCATGCTCATCTTCTTGCGGGTGGTGCGGCCATCCTCGGAGGCGGTCGGCGCGGAGGCCTTCTCGACCGGCGTGCTGACGACGGACAGGTCCGGCTTCAGGCGCGGGGCGGTCACGCCGGTGGCGGCACCGGGAGCCGGGGCCGGAGCGGCGGCGGCAGGAGCCGGGATGGAAACCGGAGCGGGCGCGGGAGCGGCGGCAGGAGCCGGAGCGGCACCGGCGGCACCCACCTCGATGGTGGCGATCACGGCACCGATGGCGACTTCCTCGCCCTCGGGCACGAGGATCTTCAGCTTGCCGGAGGCTTCCGCCTCCAGCTCGTTGGAAACCTTGTCGGTCTCGAGCGTCACGAGCACCTCGCCCTTGGTGACCTGATCACCGTCCTTCTTGCGCCAAGCGGCGACATTGGCGGAGGTGATGGATTCACCGGCCGCGGGAACCTTGATCTCGACGGTGCCACCGGCCGCGGGAGCGGAAACCGGGGCCGCCACCGCGGCGGCAGGAGCCGGAGCAGGAGCCGCGCCATCGGCGGCCGGAGCGGCACCGGCCGTCTCCTCGATGTGGCCGATGATGGTGCCGATGGACACTTCCTCGCCCTCGCCGACGAGGATCTGGAGGATCCCGTCGCCATCGGCTTCGAGTTCATTGGAAACCTTGTCGGTCTCGAGAGTGACGAGCACTTCGCCCTTGCGGACGGACTCGCCGTTTTTCTTGTGCCAGCGCGCCACGTTGGCGGAGGTGATGGATTCGCCAGCGGCGGGAACTTTGATGTCGAGGGACATGGTTGCGGGAAAAGTCGGAGGCCTTCGGGGTCGGGGGATTTGTTAGAGTGTGAAGGCTTCTTCGAGAAGCGCCTTTTGCTCGCGGTAGTGCATGGCCTTCGAACCGGCGGCCGGGCTGGAGGCGCGCTCGCGTCCGGCGTAAACCGGCTTCTTGCCGAGGACATCCTCCAGCAGCGGGGCGATGTAGGTGTAGGCACCCATGTTCTGCGGCTCTTCCTGGCACCACACGAAGCGGGTCGCGTTCGGATACTGGCTGAGCAGGGCCTCGACCATCTCCTGGTGGAACGGATAGAGCTGCTCGACGCGGAGGATGGCGGCGTTGTCGATCGCCTTCTCCTCGCGCTTGGCGGCGAGGTCGTAGTAAACCTTGCCGGAGCAGAAGATCACGCGCTCCACGGCCTGCGGGTTCGCGAATTCCTTCGGATCGGGCAGGATTTCCTGGAAGCAGGAGCCCTCGAGGAAGTCCGCTTCGTTGGAAACGGCTTCGGCGCGGGTGAGGAGGCTCTTCGGCGTCATCAGGATGAGCGGCTTGCGGAACTCGCGGCGCTTCTGGCGGCGCAGCGCGTGGAAGTACTGAGCCGGCGTGGTGAAGTTGCCGACGATCAGGTTGTCCTCCGCGCACAGTTGCAGGAAGCGTTCCAAGCGGGCGCTGGAATGCTCCGGGCCCTGGCCTTCGTAGGCGTGCGGCAGCAGCATCACCAGGTCGCTCGGCGTCTGCCACTTCGACTCGGCGGAGGAAATGAACTGGTCGATGATGACCTGCGCGCCGTTCGAGAAGTCACCGAACTGAGCTTCCCAGAGGGTGAGCATCTGCGGGTAGCTCAGCGAGTAGCCGTAGTCGAAACCGAGCACGGCGAACTCGGACAGGAACGAGTTGTAAACGCAGAACTTCGACTGGTCTTCCGAGAGGTGCTCGAGGGCGATGTGGCGTTCGCGGGTCTCGTAATCGTAGAACACCGCGTGGCGCTGCGAGAACGTGCCGCGGCGGCAGTCCTGGCCGGAGAGGCGCACCGGAGTCTGCTCCATAAGCAGCGAGCCGAAGGCCAGCGACTCGGCGAAGGCCCAGTCGATCGGGCCGCCGTTGTGCAGGGCCTCGATGCGACGCGGGATGAAGCGCTTGGCCAGCGTCGGGTTGAGATGGAAACCCTCCGGGATGGTCGTGAGTACCTTGCCGATGTGCTGGAGGCGGTCCTTGCTAATGCCGGTGGCAACCGGGGTGTGGGAATACGGCGGCTGTTCGACCGCCGTGGAACCACCGAACACGGTGCGGTCACCGGCCTCGGTGGCCGTCACCATCTTCTGGTAGCTCTCCTCGAACTTGTCCCAGATGGCCTGCTCGAGCGCGTCGGCTTCCGGCTGGGTGAGCACGGCGGTTTCGACGAGCTGGGCCTTGTAGATCTGGCCGAAGGTCTTGCGGGCCTCGATCTTCTTCGCGATGTGCGGCTGGGTGAAGGCGGCCTGGTCGTTCTCGTTGTGGCCCTGGCGGCGGTAGCAGTACATGTCGATCACGATGTCGCGACCGAACTTCTGGCGGAACTCGAGGGCGAACTGGGCGGCCCAGTAAAGCTCCATCGGCTCCTCGCCGTTCACGTGGAGGATCGGGGCCTCGATCATCTTCGCCACGTCCGTCGCGTAGGCGGAGGAGCGGGCATCGGCCGGCAGCGTGGTGAAGCCGACCTGGTTGTTGATGATGAGGTGGATGGTGCCGCCGGTGCGGTAGCCCGGGAGCTGGGAAAGGTTCAGCACTTCCGCCACGGAGCCCTGGCCGGCGAAGGCAGCGTCACCGTGCAGCAGCACCGGCAGGACCCGCTTGCGGTCGGTGGCCACGCCGTCGTCGCCGAGCACGCGCTGGCGGGCGCGGGCCTTGCCCTCGACCACCGGGTTCACGGCTTCGAGGTGGGACGGGTTGGCGGCGAGGTTCACGCGCACCTTGCCATCGGCCAGTTCGCGGATGCTCTCGTAACCGAGGTGGTACTTCACGTCGCCATCGCCGGCCACGAGGTCCGGGATGTAGTTCGGCGTGAATTCATAGAGGATCGTGGTGAGCGACTTGCGGACGAAGTTCGCGAGCACGTTCAGGCGGCCGCGGTGGGCCATGCCCATCTCGATCTCCTGCACGCCCGCGCCGGGGCAGCGCTCGAGGATGGCATTGAGCACCACCATCGCGCCTTCGCCGCCTTCCAGCGAGAAGCGCTTCTCGCCGAGGAACTTTTTGCCGAGGAAATTCTCGAACGACTCGGCTTCCAGCAGCCAGCGCAGCGAGTTGACCTTGCGCTCCGCGGGATCCGCCTCGCGGCGCGCGTGCTGCTCGATCCGCTCGCGCACCCAGTGGCGCACGGTCGTGTTGTTGATGTGCATGAACTCGAAGCCGATGGCTCCCGAGTAGATGTTCTCCAGGGCGGCCACCATGTCCCGCAGCTTCATCTTCTCGCCGTGGAGGAGGAACTGGGTGGAGGCCTCGCGGTCGAGATCGGCCTCGGAGAAGCCGAACTGGTCGAGGCGCAAGCGCGGGTTGCGCTCCTGGGTCTCCTCCAGCGGATTGATGCGAGCCTGAGTGTGGCCGAGCGTGCGGTAGTTGTAAACGAGGCTCACCACCTTGCCGTAGAAGGCGAGGTCGGCGCCCGGCTCGGCGATGGTGGCGGTTCCGGCGGCCCCTGCGACTTCAGCCTTCCGCGACTGCGCGGCACCGAGTTCAAATCCTTCGAAGAATGCGGACCAGGTCGGCTCGACGGAGCGCGGGTCTTCGATCCACTGGGCGTACTTTTCCTCGAGCAAATCCGCGTTGAGGCGGGCCGAAACCGATGAGTTCATGGGCTGTATTGGGAATGCCGGTGGGAAAGCGTGATTTTCTCGCTTGGCCCGCCGCGCGCAGCGCTTAGTTAAGGGGCAGGCCGGTGCGCGTCAACCGCACAGGACAGAATTTGAGAAGAGTTTGAAAGGAGTTCCGGAGCCCTCGCCACCGATGATCGAAGTCAACAATCTGACCAAACGGTTCCCCCGCCACGAAGCCGTCCGCGGCATCAGTTTCTCGGTGGCCAAAGGGGAAATCGTGGGTTTCCTAGGGCCCAACGGCGCCGGCAAAACCACCACCCTGCGGATGCTGACCGGCTACCTGCCGCCCACCTCCGGCAGTGCGAAAGTGGCGAATCACGACATTTTCCGCGAATCGATCGAAGCACGTCGCAAAATCGGGTATATGCCCGAAAACGTGCCCCTCTACGACGACATGCGGGTGCGCGAGTATCTCCGTTTCCGCGCCGAGCTGAAGGGCCTCTCCGGCCGCGACGCCCGCCGCCGCGTCTCCGAGGTGATCGAGACCTGCGGCCTGGAGGCGGTGAAGAAGAAAATGATCCGCGTCTGCTCGAAGGGCTACCGCCAGCGCGTGGGCCTCGCCGATGCCCTGGTCCACCAGCCCGAGCTACTGATCCTGGACGAACCCACCAACGGACTGGACCCCAACCAGATCCGCCAGATCCGCGAGCTCATTCGCCAGCTCGCCGAGCGCCACACGGTGCTGGTTTCCACCCACATCCTCCACGAGGTGGAAATGACCTGCAACCGGGTCATCATCATCGACGGCGGCAAGATCAAGGCCCAGGACACGCCGAAGAACCTGGTGGCGGGCATGCGCGCCGCTGGCAAGGTCCACCTGGAGGTCGCCGCGGACCCGCAGGTCGTCTCCGCCGCCCTCTCCCGCTTGGACAACGTCAAGCGCGTGACCACGGAACCCCGGGACGACCGCTGGACGCATTTCGAGGTATTGGTCGATTCCGGCACCGATGCCCGCGAGCGGATCAACAACCTCGTGGCGCAATATGCGTGGCCCATGCGCTCGCTGTTCCGGAAGGAAGCGACGCTGGAGGATGTATTCGTGGAGCTGACGCGCCGGGACTGACCGGTCCCCCGGCAGGCGCGTCCTTGCCTTTCGGCTCCGATTGGGATTGAGTGTCCGATGCCTTGGAGGATTTCCGGGGCACCGGGCCATGAAACCGTCAGCCGTCCTCCTGCTGCCGCTGGTCTCCACGGCGCTGTTCGCCGCCCCGCCGGAGCTTGGAAAGCCCGTAGCCATCGGCCCGGAACTCCATTTCCCCACTGCTCTGGCGGTGGATATGGATGGAACGATCTACGTGGCGGAGAGCTTCCGCTCGGAACACTCGGACCCGGACCTGAGCCGGTTTCCAGACGCATGGGCACTGGATGACCTCGCCGTGGGCACGGTCGAGGGCCGAGAGCTCCTTCTGAAGCGGCGGTTCACGGCCGGGCAGATTCCGGAGACCGCGGGCTGGCGGGATCTCAACCGCGACGGCGTTTCCGATCACCGGGACCT comes from Luteolibacter sp. LG18 and encodes:
- a CDS encoding ABC transporter permease → MSLFRVIGRLILDFLVYLGEIAMLVSETFVSLTRGKIRPRLVLAQIAETGYRSQPVVIVTGAFTGAVLAAQAMFQFKPLGMETGGGALVSVAMLRELGPSVTALMLAGRVGAAMAAEIGTMKVTEQIDALRSMNVHPIDYLVTPRLLAMVLAMPLLIAESAGFGIIASVIVGIGPFGVNPAYWLTQMGRYTDITDIIIALTKGFVFGMLIVIISCDQGLKANQGAVGVGRGTTRAMVYSALAILIVNFFLTLLMNIIFPAGAATK
- the sucB gene encoding dihydrolipoyllysine-residue succinyltransferase produces the protein MSLDIKVPAAGESITSANVARWHKKNGESVRKGEVLVTLETDKVSNELEADGDGILQILVGEGEEVSIGTIIGHIEETAGAAPAADGAAPAPAPAAAVAAPVSAPAAGGTVEIKVPAAGESITSANVAAWRKKDGDQVTKGEVLVTLETDKVSNELEAEASGKLKILVPEGEEVAIGAVIATIEVGAAGAAPAPAAAPAPAPVSIPAPAAAAPAPAPGAATGVTAPRLKPDLSVVSTPVEKASAPTASEDGRTTRKKMSMLRRKIATHLVNAQQTAAILTTFNEVDMSAVMDLRKQVQDEFMKKHGVKLGFMSFFVKAVAQALKDVPQINARIEGTDIIENHFYDIGVAIGTEKGLIVPVLRDTDKKSFAQIEQDILDYAKKGKEGKIAIEDLQGGVFTISNGGTYGSLLSTPILNPPQSGILGMHTIQQRPVAVNGQVVIRPMMYLALSYDHRIVDGKEAVTFLIRIKECLETPTRLLLEM
- a CDS encoding 2-oxoglutarate dehydrogenase E1 component, which produces MNSSVSARLNADLLEEKYAQWIEDPRSVEPTWSAFFEGFELGAAQSRKAEVAGAAGTATIAEPGADLAFYGKVVSLVYNYRTLGHTQARINPLEETQERNPRLRLDQFGFSEADLDREASTQFLLHGEKMKLRDMVAALENIYSGAIGFEFMHINNTTVRHWVRERIEQHARREADPAERKVNSLRWLLEAESFENFLGKKFLGEKRFSLEGGEGAMVVLNAILERCPGAGVQEIEMGMAHRGRLNVLANFVRKSLTTILYEFTPNYIPDLVAGDGDVKYHLGYESIRELADGKVRVNLAANPSHLEAVNPVVEGKARARQRVLGDDGVATDRKRVLPVLLHGDAAFAGQGSVAEVLNLSQLPGYRTGGTIHLIINNQVGFTTLPADARSSAYATDVAKMIEAPILHVNGEEPMELYWAAQFALEFRQKFGRDIVIDMYCYRRQGHNENDQAAFTQPHIAKKIEARKTFGQIYKAQLVETAVLTQPEADALEQAIWDKFEESYQKMVTATEAGDRTVFGGSTAVEQPPYSHTPVATGISKDRLQHIGKVLTTIPEGFHLNPTLAKRFIPRRIEALHNGGPIDWAFAESLAFGSLLMEQTPVRLSGQDCRRGTFSQRHAVFYDYETRERHIALEHLSEDQSKFCVYNSFLSEFAVLGFDYGYSLSYPQMLTLWEAQFGDFSNGAQVIIDQFISSAESKWQTPSDLVMLLPHAYEGQGPEHSSARLERFLQLCAEDNLIVGNFTTPAQYFHALRRQKRREFRKPLILMTPKSLLTRAEAVSNEADFLEGSCFQEILPDPKEFANPQAVERVIFCSGKVYYDLAAKREEKAIDNAAILRVEQLYPFHQEMVEALLSQYPNATRFVWCQEEPQNMGAYTYIAPLLEDVLGKKPVYAGRERASSPAAGSKAMHYREQKALLEEAFTL
- a CDS encoding ATP-binding cassette domain-containing protein; its protein translation is MIEVNNLTKRFPRHEAVRGISFSVAKGEIVGFLGPNGAGKTTTLRMLTGYLPPTSGSAKVANHDIFRESIEARRKIGYMPENVPLYDDMRVREYLRFRAELKGLSGRDARRRVSEVIETCGLEAVKKKMIRVCSKGYRQRVGLADALVHQPELLILDEPTNGLDPNQIRQIRELIRQLAERHTVLVSTHILHEVEMTCNRVIIIDGGKIKAQDTPKNLVAGMRAAGKVHLEVAADPQVVSAALSRLDNVKRVTTEPRDDRWTHFEVLVDSGTDARERINNLVAQYAWPMRSLFRKEATLEDVFVELTRRD